Below is a window of Desmonostoc muscorum LEGE 12446 DNA.
TGGACTTTGCAGCCAGCCCTGAACAGCTTGCTTAGCAGGGTCACTACTCCCTTGGTTGTAAGCAACATTTTCACCAGCTGCTTTGTAGGTAATACCGATCGCTTTCAGGCGCTCTTGAATTCCACTATGTCCAAAAGCCACTTTACCGCTAGCCATATTCTGACTGTGAATCCTGGCTTGATTATCGATGGCAGAATTACGAGTTAGCGCTGGTAGCCCTTTAGAAGCTCTATAACTATTAATTTGGGTGAAAACCGACTGTTCTATAGCAGCAGTGTTGATGGTAGATTGTGCAATCTCAACAGTATCACTTGATATATGTGAAGACTTCGGCGTGAAAGTTGGCTCTGTTATAGAAGTAGCGATCGCTCCACTACTGAGAAAAATAGTTCCTAAACCAATGCCGTAGATTGTTGTTCTAATCATTTGCTGAAAGTAAAGTTCCAGACCATCTAACCAGACTATTGTTGATTGAACAACTTGGTTATCGGTCTATATACTTCTGCTTATGTTGCTATCGGTTCAAAAACCACCAGTAAACTTTTAAATTTACAATCTTACAAAAAAAATTGTGCTGTCCGTAGATAATTTTCTTCTAGCTTTAGAAAGATTATTTCTATTTTGGATTTTAGATTTTAGATTTTGGATTGAGAGTTGATTTCTGAGATTTTCGCCAAATGTACAATTTTTTACTCAAACCTCTACCTGGAGAACGGAAACGCCCAAGTTATACCATTTTCAAAAATATTTACCAGATGTAAATAACCTGTAGGGGCGTACAACTGTACACCCCTACAACATATCTATCTTTTGTGAACTGGTATTACGAGTATGGAGTCAATCCAAAATCCAAAATCTAAAAT
It encodes the following:
- a CDS encoding CAP domain-containing protein, which translates into the protein MIRTTIYGIGLGTIFLSSGAIATSITEPTFTPKSSHISSDTVEIAQSTINTAAIEQSVFTQINSYRASKGLPALTRNSAIDNQARIHSQNMASGKVAFGHSGIQERLKAIGITYKAAGENVAYNQGSSDPAKQAVQGWLQSPGHLANIKGNYNLTGVGVASNSKGQVYFTQIFLRT